The following coding sequences are from one Bacillus carboniphilus window:
- a CDS encoding flagellar hook-basal body protein: MSRSMITAANTMAQLQQKMDTISHNMANVSTNGYKRRESTFTELLAQQFNNQPHGQFEVGRNTPNGIRLGAGAGVVQSQMVSKQGNIVSTGRDLDLAFTTEGQYFSVLVAGQNEGEIQYTRDGNLSWTPLNETQSMLVTSEGHALLDENEAPIIVNGVPNEVSVSPTGQVRVNTDNGEQVWNLGVVQINRPQLMEQQGGNLIALPENLGALGVAIEEILTPIREAVALQQGTLEQSNVDMGVEMTELLQVQRAYQFQSRAISISDQMLGLVNGIR, encoded by the coding sequence ATGAGTCGCTCCATGATCACAGCTGCGAACACAATGGCGCAGCTTCAACAAAAAATGGATACAATTAGCCATAACATGGCCAACGTTTCGACCAATGGTTATAAACGCCGTGAATCAACGTTTACCGAGTTACTAGCACAACAATTCAACAATCAACCTCACGGACAGTTTGAAGTGGGACGAAATACACCGAATGGAATCCGCCTTGGAGCAGGAGCGGGTGTGGTCCAATCCCAAATGGTTTCAAAACAAGGAAACATTGTGTCAACGGGTCGTGACTTAGACCTTGCTTTTACAACAGAGGGACAATATTTTTCAGTACTAGTTGCCGGACAAAATGAAGGCGAGATTCAATATACACGAGATGGTAACCTAAGCTGGACACCTCTCAACGAAACTCAAAGCATGCTCGTAACAAGTGAAGGGCATGCACTATTAGATGAAAACGAAGCACCCATTATTGTAAATGGAGTTCCGAATGAAGTGAGTGTCTCCCCAACTGGACAGGTTCGAGTAAACACCGATAACGGTGAGCAAGTGTGGAACCTTGGCGTTGTTCAAATCAACCGTCCTCAGCTCATGGAGCAACAAGGTGGAAACTTAATCGCTTTACCGGAGAACCTTGGTGCATTAGGTGTGGCAATTGAGGAAATCCTAACACCAATTCGTGAAGCGGTTGCCCTCCAACAAGGAACCCTGGAGCAATCAAACGTAGACATGGGTGTTGAGATGACGGAATTATTGCAGGTTCAACGTGCATATCAATTCCAGTCGCGCGCGATCTCCATTTCAGATCAAATGTTGGGTCTTGTGAACGGAATAAGATAG
- a CDS encoding flagellar hook-basal body protein, protein MFKGFYTAATGMIAQQRRTDMLTNNMANVNTPGFKADQASLRAFPDILLSKMPGNYVPTEKGLRLPNQGPVGAVNTGVYVQEMTPNFIQGPLRDTSIQTDFALTNRVMPEVDGQAGSVFFNIEHPSGETYYSRNGNFTVDPEGFLTTGHGYFVLNDEGQRIQVNDANFQVTEDGFLRQNSDITNRLGISYAQDPNLLMRDGNGLFRTEDGALPLAYGQEGVEFGIHQGSLEQSNVDSAKTMTELLSAYRSFEANQKILQAYDRSMDKAVNEIGRIG, encoded by the coding sequence ATGTTTAAAGGGTTTTATACAGCGGCTACAGGGATGATTGCACAGCAAAGACGCACGGATATGTTAACGAATAATATGGCGAATGTGAATACGCCTGGGTTTAAAGCGGATCAAGCGTCGTTACGTGCGTTCCCGGATATTTTGCTCAGCAAGATGCCAGGCAATTACGTTCCTACTGAAAAAGGCCTCCGGTTGCCAAATCAAGGGCCAGTTGGCGCGGTTAACACGGGTGTTTATGTACAGGAAATGACACCGAATTTTATCCAAGGTCCACTTAGAGATACGAGCATTCAAACTGATTTTGCTCTGACCAACCGCGTAATGCCTGAAGTTGATGGACAAGCAGGCTCTGTATTCTTTAACATCGAACACCCAAGTGGCGAAACTTACTACAGCCGAAACGGGAATTTTACCGTTGATCCCGAAGGCTTTTTAACAACAGGTCACGGATACTTTGTGCTTAATGACGAAGGCCAGCGAATCCAAGTGAACGATGCAAACTTCCAAGTAACGGAAGACGGATTCCTTCGACAAAATAGCGATATTACCAACCGTCTTGGAATCTCTTATGCTCAAGATCCAAACCTTTTAATGAGAGATGGAAATGGATTATTCCGAACAGAGGATGGAGCCCTGCCATTAGCGTATGGACAAGAGGGTGTTGAGTTTGGCATCCACCAAGGTTCACTCGAACAATCCAATGTGGATTCGGCCAAAACAATGACGGAGCTACTATCAGCTTATCGCTCATTCGAAGCGAATCAGAAAATCCTTCAAGCTTATGACCGGAGCATGGACAAAGCTGTAAATGAAATCGGACGAATCGGATAG
- a CDS encoding nitronate monooxygenase family protein, which produces MFETTITKLLNIKYPIIQGGLQGLGTSPLVSAVSNAGGLGLITAGSYDSPTEFLQDIEKTRQMTSNPFGVNIAIGIRQPMEVYVEAALAAKVPIIFTSGANPEKFVPAFKENGVKWVHVVPSIRFAKKAEAMGADAIVMVGYECGGHPGREEVTSLTLVQKAVRELGIPVIAAGGFSTGRSLLAALSLGAGAVQMGTRFLATQEVALHPDIKSRLPELTENDTVIVKRSLGKPARVMKSETSMRVAEMEWKGATFEEIFPYLRGEAYQDLLQSGDVSKGVIALGQTIGLIDDIPTVAEVIENILSEAKETYEGLSGVFR; this is translated from the coding sequence ATGTTTGAAACGACGATTACTAAACTCTTAAATATAAAATACCCGATTATCCAAGGTGGGCTGCAGGGATTAGGAACATCACCACTTGTTTCGGCAGTAAGTAACGCAGGGGGCCTCGGTCTGATTACCGCAGGAAGCTATGATTCTCCAACTGAGTTTCTACAGGATATTGAAAAAACAAGACAGATGACCAGTAACCCGTTCGGCGTGAACATTGCGATCGGGATTCGTCAGCCGATGGAGGTATACGTGGAAGCTGCATTGGCAGCAAAAGTTCCGATTATCTTTACTTCTGGGGCGAACCCCGAAAAATTCGTACCTGCTTTTAAAGAAAATGGAGTGAAATGGGTTCACGTTGTACCCTCTATCCGTTTCGCGAAAAAAGCAGAAGCCATGGGTGCGGACGCGATTGTTATGGTCGGCTATGAATGTGGCGGACACCCTGGGCGAGAAGAAGTTACGTCCCTGACCCTAGTGCAAAAAGCAGTTCGGGAACTTGGAATTCCAGTCATTGCAGCTGGTGGTTTCTCAACAGGCCGTTCTTTGTTAGCTGCTCTCTCACTAGGAGCAGGAGCAGTGCAAATGGGTACCCGATTCCTAGCGACGCAAGAGGTGGCCCTGCACCCGGACATTAAGTCGAGGTTACCCGAACTCACGGAAAACGACACGGTCATTGTCAAACGTTCATTGGGGAAACCTGCGCGAGTTATGAAATCAGAGACTTCAATGAGAGTAGCCGAAATGGAATGGAAGGGTGCAACCTTCGAAGAAATCTTCCCGTACCTGCGCGGAGAGGCGTACCAAGACCTCCTCCAGTCAGGAGATGTGAGCAAAGGAGTCATTGCACTCGGGCAGACGATTGGGTTGATTGATGATATCCCGACTGTGGCGGAAGTGATAGAGAACATTTTATCTGAAGCAAAAGAAACTTACGAAGGACTGTCGGGAGTGTTCCGCTAG
- a CDS encoding RNA polymerase sigma factor, whose product MSSNTNRAYVEAFQQGDEAAFEWIYQQYRGPLYQFIYRFTNEEQLSIDVVQDTFLQIQKDKDKYDAQKASFKTYLFQIAYNKMINKMKRRAKLKKILPFLVVEHRDIDIVDQLNVRFALQKLKEDHRAVIILSYYHRLTHEEIADVLAIPMGTVKSRLHHAIGQLKKILEVDDRGNERTI is encoded by the coding sequence ATGAGCTCGAACACAAATAGAGCCTATGTAGAGGCGTTTCAACAGGGGGATGAGGCGGCCTTCGAGTGGATCTATCAGCAGTACCGAGGGCCGTTATACCAATTTATATACCGTTTTACCAATGAAGAACAACTAAGCATCGATGTGGTACAGGATACATTTTTACAAATCCAAAAGGATAAAGACAAGTACGATGCGCAAAAAGCTTCATTTAAAACCTACTTATTTCAAATTGCCTATAATAAAATGATTAACAAGATGAAGCGAAGGGCCAAACTAAAAAAAATCCTTCCTTTCCTGGTCGTGGAGCACCGCGATATTGATATCGTGGACCAACTCAATGTGCGCTTCGCTTTACAAAAGCTAAAAGAAGATCACCGGGCCGTCATCATTTTATCTTACTACCATCGGCTAACGCACGAAGAGATCGCAGACGTACTGGCTATACCTATGGGAACCGTGAAGTCGCGTTTACATCATGCAATTGGACAGCTGAAAAAAATATTGGAGGTGGATGACCGTGGAAACGAAAGAACCATTTGA
- a CDS encoding rod shape-determining protein → MFARDIGIDLGTANVLIHVKGKGIVLNEPSVVAIDKNTNKVLAVGEEARRMVGRTPGNIVAIRPLKDGVIADFDVTEAMLKHFIHKLNVKGVLSKPRILICCPTNITSVEQKAIREAAEKSGGKNVELAEEPKVAAIGAGMDIFQPSGNMVVDIGGGTTDVAVLSMGDIVTSSSIKMAGDKFDSDILNYIKRKYKLLIGERTAEDIKLQIATVVEGSRKESMDIRGRDMVSGLPRTITITSDEIADALRESVDVIVQAAKSVLERTPPELSADIIDRGVILTGGGALLHGFDVLLANELKVPVLVAENPMDCVAIGTGIMLETMGRIPRKKLG, encoded by the coding sequence CGGCGAACGTTCTAATACACGTAAAAGGAAAAGGAATTGTATTAAATGAGCCATCAGTTGTGGCCATTGATAAAAATACAAACAAAGTATTAGCAGTGGGTGAAGAAGCCCGTCGAATGGTGGGGCGTACACCTGGAAATATCGTTGCGATTCGTCCATTAAAAGACGGTGTAATCGCGGACTTTGATGTAACAGAAGCGATGTTAAAGCATTTTATACATAAATTAAACGTTAAAGGTGTTTTATCAAAGCCAAGAATCTTAATTTGTTGTCCAACTAACATTACATCTGTTGAGCAAAAGGCGATCAGAGAAGCTGCAGAAAAAAGTGGCGGAAAGAACGTTGAGCTTGCAGAGGAGCCAAAAGTGGCAGCAATCGGTGCTGGAATGGATATCTTCCAACCAAGTGGTAACATGGTTGTAGATATCGGTGGAGGAACAACAGATGTGGCCGTCCTTTCTATGGGTGACATCGTAACTTCTTCTTCTATTAAAATGGCTGGAGACAAGTTTGACTCTGACATTTTGAACTACATTAAACGTAAGTACAAGCTGTTAATCGGTGAAAGAACAGCAGAAGATATTAAATTGCAAATCGCAACGGTTGTGGAAGGTTCTCGTAAGGAATCAATGGACATCCGTGGACGAGACATGGTTTCCGGACTTCCAAGAACAATTACCATCACATCCGACGAAATTGCAGATGCTCTTCGTGAATCAGTGGATGTCATCGTCCAAGCAGCAAAGAGTGTCCTAGAAAGAACGCCACCTGAATTGTCTGCAGACATCATCGACCGTGGTGTCATCTTAACAGGCGGTGGAGCACTTCTTCATGGATTCGATGTCCTGCTTGCAAACGAATTAAAAGTTCCAGTTCTAGTGGCTGAAAACCCAATGGATTGTGTAGCAATCGGTACAGGGATCATGCTTGAAACAATGGGCCGCATCCCACGTAAAAAATTAGGATAA